The following are encoded in a window of Nakamurella sp. A5-74 genomic DNA:
- a CDS encoding DUF1295 domain-containing protein has protein sequence MTPFWAVLLSALGAVLLIMAASFVVGRITGKYSIIDAVWGPGFVVVAWVSFLVTLGDGTPTLRWIVLAMVTIWGLRLGIYILLRNHGLPEDERYTEMLQDSGPSAIVRKVQLPQGLAMWFVSIPVQLAMLLERPAWWVVVIGIVVWAIGLFFESVGDSQLAAFKKDSANKGKVMRFGLWRYTRHPNYFGDAAVWTGIFLTVAWTWVGWLTVLSPVAMIYLLVNKTGKALTEKRMSKSKPGYAEYVEATSGFFPLPPKKGPLQQIEKSPS, from the coding sequence GTGACCCCGTTCTGGGCAGTGCTGCTGTCGGCTCTCGGGGCCGTCCTGCTGATCATGGCCGCGAGCTTCGTCGTCGGCCGGATCACCGGGAAGTACTCGATCATCGACGCGGTCTGGGGACCCGGCTTCGTCGTCGTCGCCTGGGTGTCGTTCCTGGTGACCCTCGGCGACGGAACACCGACGCTGCGCTGGATCGTGCTGGCGATGGTGACCATCTGGGGCCTGCGGCTGGGGATCTACATCCTGCTGCGCAACCACGGGCTGCCCGAGGATGAGCGCTACACGGAGATGCTGCAGGACTCCGGTCCGAGCGCCATCGTCCGGAAGGTCCAGCTGCCGCAGGGCCTGGCGATGTGGTTCGTCTCGATCCCGGTGCAGCTGGCCATGCTGCTCGAGCGACCGGCGTGGTGGGTCGTCGTCATCGGGATCGTCGTGTGGGCCATCGGGTTGTTCTTCGAATCGGTGGGTGACTCCCAGCTGGCCGCGTTCAAGAAGGACTCCGCCAACAAGGGCAAGGTCATGCGCTTCGGCCTGTGGCGCTACACCCGGCACCCCAACTACTTCGGCGACGCAGCGGTGTGGACGGGCATCTTCCTGACCGTTGCCTGGACCTGGGTCGGGTGGCTCACGGTGCTGTCACCGGTGGCGATGATCTATCTGCTCGTGAACAAGACCGGCAAGGCCCTCACCGAGAAACGGATGAGCAAGAGCAAGCCCGGCTATGCCGAGTACGTCGAAGCCACCTCCGGATTCTTCCCACTGCCCCCGAAGAAGGGGCCCCTGCAGCAGATCGAGAAGAGCCCGTCATGA
- a CDS encoding cyclopropane-fatty-acyl-phospholipid synthase family protein, translating to MTSTAQRITSAAAELLGSPLPIGVRSWDGSEVPAPVGSPLDGPDAPRLVFRSQRALRRLVWAPGELGLAEAYISGDLDVEGDLLAALGAIWAPSTETPVKRSVKKLLPLLGDAVRLGAIGTKPPRPGQAAKLRGRRHTQDRDRAAIAHHYDVGNEFYELLLDDSMAYSCGYYTQGPDGSLVDAQQAKLDLICRKLGLKEGQRHLDVGCGWGSLICHAAAHYGTRSVGVTLSRQQYEYVTKRVADAGLADLVTVVHADYRDLDKPEILDRIGGSSFDSVTAIEMGEHVGEDEYPAFAALLRDRVRPGGRILVQQMSRGENAPGGGAFIETYIAPDMHMKPLSVTLGHFGRAGLEVRDVHALREHYAWTCDDWTEILEAHWERAVAMLGETGARIWRLYLVGASLAFTSGRMGVDQILLTRPHSDGSAELPAGRAVWEQS from the coding sequence ATGACCAGTACCGCTCAGCGCATCACGTCCGCCGCAGCGGAACTGCTCGGCTCACCGCTCCCCATCGGCGTCCGCTCCTGGGACGGGTCGGAGGTGCCGGCGCCGGTCGGTTCGCCCCTCGACGGCCCCGATGCCCCGCGACTGGTGTTCCGTTCCCAGCGTGCACTGCGCCGGCTGGTGTGGGCTCCCGGCGAGCTCGGCCTCGCCGAGGCATACATCAGCGGTGATCTCGACGTCGAGGGTGACCTGTTGGCCGCACTCGGCGCCATCTGGGCGCCCAGCACCGAGACGCCCGTCAAGCGGTCCGTGAAGAAGTTGCTGCCGCTGCTCGGCGATGCTGTCCGCCTCGGTGCCATCGGTACCAAGCCGCCGCGTCCCGGACAGGCGGCCAAGCTCCGCGGCCGCCGACACACGCAGGACCGCGACCGGGCCGCCATTGCCCACCACTACGACGTCGGCAACGAGTTCTACGAGCTGTTGCTCGACGACTCGATGGCCTACTCCTGCGGCTATTACACCCAAGGACCAGACGGCTCTCTGGTCGACGCCCAACAGGCGAAGCTCGACCTGATCTGCCGCAAGCTCGGGCTCAAGGAAGGCCAACGCCACCTCGATGTCGGCTGCGGCTGGGGATCGCTGATCTGCCATGCGGCGGCCCACTACGGCACCCGGTCGGTCGGCGTCACGCTGTCGCGTCAGCAGTACGAGTACGTCACCAAACGCGTCGCCGATGCCGGGCTGGCCGATCTGGTGACCGTCGTGCACGCGGACTACCGCGACCTCGACAAGCCGGAGATCCTCGATCGCATCGGCGGGAGCAGCTTCGACTCCGTCACCGCGATCGAGATGGGCGAGCACGTCGGCGAGGACGAGTACCCGGCGTTCGCCGCTCTGCTCCGCGACCGCGTCCGCCCCGGCGGCCGGATCCTGGTCCAGCAGATGTCCCGCGGTGAGAACGCTCCCGGCGGCGGCGCGTTCATCGAGACGTACATCGCTCCCGACATGCACATGAAGCCGCTCTCGGTGACTCTCGGACACTTCGGCCGGGCAGGTCTCGAGGTTCGCGACGTGCACGCCCTGCGTGAGCACTACGCGTGGACCTGCGACGACTGGACGGAGATCCTCGAGGCGCACTGGGAGCGTGCCGTGGCGATGCTCGGTGAGACCGGCGCGCGGATCTGGCGCCTCTACCTGGTCGGCGCATCGCTGGCCTTCACCTCCGGCCGGATGGGTGTCGACCAGATCCTGCTGACCCGCCCCCATTCCGACGGCAGCGCCGAACTGCCGGCCGGCCGCGCCGTCTGGGAGCAGTCGTGA
- a CDS encoding acyl-CoA dehydrogenase family protein: MPESVLATSPALGGASEPTLLERIRGRAERYDRENSFFTEDLDELRAAGYLRPRPLLQVVRDQRLLAAHAPATALGLNMHLVWVGVARVLAARGDHSLQWVSDEADAGELFAFGNSEPGNDLVLWDSLTTATAADDGGFSFTGTKIFTSLSPAWTRLGIFGKQQDGPDGPRLVHGFLTRDTPGWRSLEDWDTLGMRATQSHTTVLDNAVVAANRVSRFLPVGPNADPFVFGIFATFLLSIAAVYAGIADRALELAVEATHRRTSLRTGAAYAADPDIRWQVADIALSVDALRPELETLAADVDAVRDHGADWFRYLTGAKHRATETARRAVDRAARVSGGGGYRNSAELARLQRDVLAGIFHPSDTESIHSTVATNLLGPA, encoded by the coding sequence ATCCCGGAATCCGTCCTCGCCACCTCGCCGGCACTCGGCGGGGCCTCAGAACCCACACTCCTGGAACGCATTCGCGGCCGCGCCGAGCGCTACGACCGGGAGAACAGCTTCTTCACCGAGGATCTCGACGAGCTGCGAGCCGCCGGCTACCTGCGACCGCGGCCGTTGCTGCAGGTGGTGCGCGACCAACGCCTGCTGGCCGCCCACGCACCTGCGACCGCGCTGGGCCTCAACATGCACCTCGTCTGGGTCGGCGTCGCCAGAGTGCTCGCGGCCCGCGGTGACCACTCGTTGCAGTGGGTGTCGGACGAGGCTGACGCGGGAGAACTGTTCGCCTTCGGCAACAGCGAACCCGGTAACGACCTGGTGCTCTGGGACTCACTGACCACTGCCACAGCGGCGGACGACGGCGGGTTCTCCTTCACCGGCACCAAGATCTTCACCTCGCTCTCCCCCGCCTGGACCCGGCTGGGAATCTTCGGCAAGCAGCAGGACGGACCGGACGGACCGCGCCTGGTGCACGGGTTCCTCACCAGGGACACCCCCGGCTGGCGGTCCCTGGAGGACTGGGACACCCTCGGCATGCGCGCGACCCAGAGCCACACGACCGTGCTGGACAACGCTGTCGTCGCCGCGAACCGGGTGAGCCGGTTCCTGCCGGTCGGGCCGAACGCCGACCCGTTCGTGTTCGGGATCTTCGCGACCTTCCTGCTGTCGATCGCCGCGGTGTACGCCGGCATCGCCGACCGGGCGCTGGAGCTGGCCGTCGAGGCGACGCACCGGCGCACGAGCCTGCGCACCGGGGCTGCCTACGCCGCCGATCCGGACATCCGTTGGCAGGTCGCCGACATCGCGCTGTCGGTGGACGCGCTGCGGCCGGAGTTGGAGACGCTGGCCGCCGACGTCGACGCGGTGCGCGATCACGGCGCCGACTGGTTCCGCTACCTCACCGGCGCGAAACACCGCGCCACGGAGACGGCCCGCCGCGCGGTGGATCGTGCTGCCAGGGTCAGCGGTGGAGGCGGCTACCGCAACTCCGCCGAGCTCGCCCGACTGCAGCGGGACGTGTTGGCCGGGATCTTCCATCCCTCCGACACCGAGTCGATCCACTCGACCGTCGCGACGAACCTCCTCGGGCCCGCCTGA
- a CDS encoding FAD-dependent oxidoreductase, with amino-acid sequence MSTRPTAAVIGAGVSGLTAAYLLRKTHDVTLFEVESRLGGHAHTHQVDDGRGRMIGVDSGFIVHNDRTYPLLRKLFGELGIQAREAEMSMSIRHEISGLEYAGGRGLAGVLAQPRQLLSPKFLGLIAQVRRFHRTASAFLRSSTDDDETTYGDFLRSNKFSAGFIELYAVPVVACVWSCGSGLALEYPARFLFRFLEHHGLLSVTGSPRWLTIPGGSGTYVEAIHQVLTKDGHTVRAGRKVTQVMRTPGGVDITDDSGVAAPFDKVVIATHADQALSLLGDPSADEQRILAAFQYTPNHTVLHSDTSLLPRARGAQASWNYLVPESPSADDGPIVTYWMNKLQSLDAPRPFLVTLNASDRIDPQTIIAEMEYQHPVYDLASGRARVQLPQLNTAVTAFAGAYHGWGFHEDGCRSGVEAAAALGAGW; translated from the coding sequence ATGAGTACCCGTCCCACCGCCGCAGTGATCGGCGCAGGTGTGTCCGGTCTGACCGCCGCGTACCTGCTGCGCAAGACTCACGACGTCACGCTGTTCGAGGTGGAGTCCCGCCTGGGCGGTCATGCGCACACCCACCAGGTCGACGACGGTCGCGGCCGGATGATCGGCGTCGACTCCGGATTCATCGTGCACAACGACCGGACGTACCCACTGCTGCGCAAGTTGTTCGGAGAACTCGGCATCCAGGCCCGTGAGGCCGAGATGAGCATGAGCATCCGGCACGAGATCAGCGGTCTGGAGTACGCCGGCGGTCGCGGCCTGGCCGGGGTGCTGGCCCAGCCGCGGCAGCTGCTGTCGCCGAAGTTCCTCGGGTTGATCGCCCAGGTGCGTCGGTTCCACCGGACGGCCTCCGCGTTCCTTCGCTCGTCCACCGATGACGACGAGACCACCTACGGGGACTTCTTGCGCAGCAACAAGTTCTCGGCCGGCTTCATCGAGCTGTATGCCGTCCCGGTGGTGGCCTGCGTGTGGTCGTGCGGGTCGGGTCTGGCACTGGAGTACCCGGCGCGTTTCCTGTTCAGGTTCCTGGAGCACCACGGACTGTTGAGCGTCACCGGCTCGCCGCGATGGCTCACCATCCCGGGAGGATCGGGCACCTATGTCGAGGCGATCCACCAGGTGCTGACGAAGGACGGCCACACCGTGCGGGCCGGGCGCAAGGTGACGCAGGTGATGCGCACCCCGGGCGGGGTCGACATCACCGACGACTCAGGCGTCGCCGCCCCCTTCGACAAGGTCGTGATCGCGACCCACGCCGATCAGGCACTGTCGCTGCTCGGCGACCCGTCGGCCGACGAACAGCGCATCCTGGCCGCATTCCAGTACACCCCCAATCACACCGTGTTGCACAGCGACACCTCGCTGCTGCCCAGGGCACGCGGCGCCCAGGCGTCCTGGAACTATCTCGTCCCCGAGTCGCCGTCGGCGGACGACGGCCCGATCGTCACCTACTGGATGAACAAGTTGCAGAGCCTCGACGCGCCGCGACCGTTCCTGGTCACGTTGAACGCGTCCGATCGGATCGATCCGCAGACGATCATCGCGGAGATGGAGTATCAGCACCCGGTCTACGACCTGGCATCCGGTCGGGCGAGAGTACAACTGCCGCAACTGAACACGGCCGTCACCGCGTTCGCCGGTGCGTACCACGGGTGGGGTTTCCACGAAGACGGGTGCCGGTCGGGTGTGGAAGCCGCCGCAGCCCTGGGGGCCGGGTGGTGA
- a CDS encoding SRPBCC family protein, with amino-acid sequence MTVTTRTFTVVPKPAEVLEYLADFGNAEQWDPGTVSCTRLDSGPVTIGSSWRNVSKFIGREVELTYTLRESTASRVVLEGRNDSATSTDTMEVVPNGAGSRITYTADLEMHGVAKLATPIVKVVFEKLGNDTEDQMSDVLNGLSSSRKP; translated from the coding sequence ATGACCGTCACCACCCGCACCTTCACCGTCGTCCCGAAGCCGGCTGAGGTGCTGGAGTACCTGGCCGACTTCGGCAACGCCGAGCAGTGGGATCCCGGCACGGTCAGCTGCACCCGTCTGGACAGCGGGCCGGTCACGATCGGCTCGTCCTGGCGCAACGTCTCGAAGTTCATCGGCCGCGAGGTGGAGCTCACCTACACGCTGAGGGAGAGCACCGCTTCCCGGGTGGTGCTCGAGGGCAGGAACGACAGCGCCACCTCCACCGACACCATGGAGGTCGTCCCCAACGGTGCGGGCAGCCGGATCACCTACACCGCCGACCTGGAGATGCACGGAGTGGCCAAGCTGGCCACCCCGATCGTGAAGGTGGTCTTCGAGAAACTGGGCAACGACACCGAGGACCAGATGTCCGACGTGCTGAACGGACTGTCGTCGAGCAGGAAGCCCTGA
- the clpB gene encoding ATP-dependent chaperone ClpB has product MNTERLTTRSREVLAAAIQAARSAGNATVEPAHLLLALLATDGSTAPALLRAVGADPIAVSNALKGQLNQLPSVSGTTIADPQLSRELANGITRAEQLMSAAGDEFISTEHLLAALAHKGSPIGDLLIQHGATTDALVEAFPIVRGGDRKVTSADPEGTYQALEKYAVDLTERAREGAIDPVIGRDAEIRRVIQVLSRRTKNNPVLIGEPGVGKTAVVEGLAQRIVAGDVPESLRGKRLMSLDLGAMVAGAKYRGEFEERLKAVLEEIKGSGGQVITFIDELHTVVGAGASGEGALDAGNMLKPMLARGELRMVGATTLDEYRQHIEKDAALERRFQQVLVGEPSVEDSIGILRGIKERYEAHHGVRISDSAIVAAVTLSDRYITSRFLPDKAIDLIDESASRLRMEIDSSPVEIDELQRQVDRLKMEELALAKESDAASVDRLARLKIDLADRNELLGSLKGRWEQEKSGLNRVGELKKQIDELRIQAERFQRDGDLAQASALLYGQIPQLERELEEASQAVERTLPGQSGQKSMVSEEVTPDDIATVIAAWTGIPAGRLLEGETSKLLRMETELGRRVIGQRRAISAVSDAVRRARAGISDPDRPIGSFVFLGPTGVGKTELAKALADFLFDDARAMVRVDMSEYSEKHAVARLVGAPPGYVGYEEGGQLTEAVRRRPYTVVLLDEVEKAHPDVFDILLQVLDDGRLTDGQGRTVDFRNTLLILTSNLGSAALMDPSLDAGQRHDAVMAVVRSAFKPEFLNRLDEVVVFDALGPEELGAIVDIQIEQLAKRLAARRLVLEVSDAAREWLSLSGFDPMYGARPLRRLVQSAIGDQLARSLLAGAILDGDTVTVDIDRGQDGGHEDLVAADAPGLVVSSTRPAKID; this is encoded by the coding sequence ATGAACACCGAGCGACTCACCACTCGCAGCCGCGAAGTACTGGCCGCTGCCATCCAGGCCGCCCGATCAGCCGGCAATGCGACCGTCGAGCCGGCCCACCTGTTGCTGGCGCTGCTCGCCACCGACGGCTCCACCGCACCGGCGCTGCTGCGTGCGGTGGGCGCCGATCCGATCGCCGTCAGCAACGCTCTCAAGGGGCAGTTGAACCAGCTGCCCAGCGTCAGTGGGACGACCATCGCCGACCCACAGCTGTCCCGTGAGCTCGCGAACGGCATCACCAGGGCCGAGCAGCTGATGTCCGCGGCCGGTGACGAGTTCATCTCCACCGAGCACCTGCTGGCTGCACTGGCACACAAGGGAAGCCCGATCGGCGACCTGCTGATCCAGCACGGCGCGACCACGGACGCGCTCGTCGAGGCGTTCCCGATCGTGCGTGGCGGCGATCGCAAGGTCACCTCCGCCGATCCCGAGGGCACCTACCAGGCGCTCGAGAAGTACGCCGTCGACCTCACCGAGCGGGCCCGCGAAGGGGCCATCGATCCGGTCATCGGCCGCGACGCGGAGATCCGGCGGGTCATCCAGGTGTTGTCCCGTCGCACCAAGAACAACCCTGTCCTGATCGGCGAGCCCGGTGTCGGCAAGACCGCCGTGGTCGAAGGGTTGGCCCAGCGCATCGTCGCAGGAGACGTCCCGGAGTCGTTGCGGGGCAAGCGATTGATGTCGCTCGACCTCGGTGCCATGGTCGCCGGGGCCAAGTACCGCGGGGAGTTCGAGGAGCGGCTCAAGGCCGTCCTCGAGGAGATCAAGGGCTCCGGTGGCCAGGTGATCACCTTCATCGACGAGTTGCACACCGTCGTCGGAGCGGGCGCCTCCGGTGAGGGTGCGCTCGACGCCGGCAACATGCTCAAGCCGATGCTCGCCCGTGGCGAACTGCGGATGGTCGGGGCGACGACCCTGGACGAGTACCGCCAACACATCGAGAAGGACGCTGCGTTGGAGCGGCGGTTCCAGCAGGTGCTGGTGGGTGAGCCCAGTGTGGAGGATTCCATCGGCATCCTGCGCGGGATCAAGGAGCGGTACGAGGCGCACCACGGGGTGCGGATCTCCGACTCCGCCATCGTCGCCGCGGTGACATTGTCCGACCGTTACATCACCAGCAGGTTCCTGCCGGACAAGGCGATCGACCTGATCGACGAGTCGGCGTCCCGGTTGCGGATGGAGATCGACTCGTCGCCCGTGGAGATCGACGAGCTGCAGCGGCAGGTGGACCGGCTCAAGATGGAGGAGTTGGCGCTGGCCAAGGAATCCGATGCGGCCTCGGTCGATCGGCTGGCCAGGCTGAAGATCGACCTGGCCGACCGCAACGAGTTGCTGGGCTCGCTCAAGGGTCGCTGGGAGCAGGAGAAATCGGGCCTGAACCGCGTCGGTGAGCTGAAGAAGCAGATCGACGAGCTGCGCATCCAGGCCGAGCGCTTCCAGCGTGACGGAGATCTGGCCCAGGCCTCGGCGCTGCTGTACGGCCAGATCCCGCAGCTGGAGCGTGAGCTGGAGGAGGCCTCGCAGGCGGTGGAGCGGACGTTGCCCGGTCAGTCCGGCCAGAAGTCGATGGTGTCGGAGGAAGTCACCCCCGACGACATCGCCACCGTGATCGCCGCCTGGACCGGGATCCCGGCGGGACGATTGCTCGAGGGCGAGACCAGCAAGCTGCTGCGGATGGAGACCGAGCTGGGCAGGCGCGTCATCGGCCAGCGCCGGGCGATCAGCGCCGTCTCGGACGCGGTCCGTCGCGCCCGCGCCGGGATCTCCGACCCGGACCGGCCGATCGGCTCGTTCGTCTTCCTCGGGCCGACCGGGGTCGGCAAGACGGAGCTGGCGAAGGCGTTGGCGGACTTCCTGTTCGACGATGCCCGCGCCATGGTGCGGGTCGACATGAGCGAGTACTCCGAGAAGCACGCCGTCGCCAGGCTGGTCGGTGCTCCGCCCGGGTACGTCGGCTACGAGGAGGGCGGCCAGCTCACCGAGGCAGTACGCCGTCGGCCGTACACCGTCGTGCTGCTGGACGAGGTGGAGAAGGCGCACCCCGACGTCTTCGACATCCTGCTGCAGGTGCTGGACGACGGCCGGCTGACCGACGGTCAGGGGCGCACCGTCGACTTCCGCAACACCTTGCTGATCCTGACCTCCAACCTGGGGTCCGCGGCGCTGATGGATCCGTCGCTGGACGCGGGACAACGGCACGACGCCGTGATGGCTGTGGTGCGCAGCGCCTTCAAGCCGGAGTTCCTCAATCGACTGGACGAGGTCGTCGTCTTCGACGCGCTCGGCCCCGAGGAGTTGGGCGCCATCGTCGACATCCAGATCGAGCAGCTGGCGAAGCGGCTGGCGGCCCGTCGGTTGGTCCTGGAAGTGTCCGATGCGGCCCGGGAATGGCTGTCGCTCAGTGGGTTCGACCCGATGTACGGCGCGCGTCCGCTGCGGCGGCTCGTGCAGTCGGCCATCGGTGACCAGCTGGCGAGATCGCTGCTGGCCGGTGCGATCCTGGACGGAGACACGGTGACGGTCGACATCGACCGCGGGCAGGACGGCGGTCACGAGGACCTGGTCGCAGCCGACGCCCCCGGTCTCGTGGTCAGCTCCACCCGTCCGGCCAAGATCGACTGA
- a CDS encoding DUF3349 domain-containing protein, which produces MATMTGFLSRVVDWLREGYPAGIPAQDTIPVLALLRRRLTDSEVAEIATELRASGLLPADPDAAVGSTHIGAEITKVTDELPLPGDIQRVAEHLLFRGFPAHD; this is translated from the coding sequence ATGGCAACCATGACCGGATTTCTCAGCCGGGTCGTCGACTGGCTGCGTGAGGGGTACCCGGCTGGGATCCCTGCCCAGGACACGATTCCTGTGCTGGCGCTCCTCCGACGGCGTCTCACGGACAGCGAAGTGGCGGAGATCGCGACCGAACTGCGGGCCTCCGGACTGCTGCCGGCCGACCCGGACGCGGCGGTCGGCTCGACCCACATCGGAGCCGAGATCACCAAGGTGACCGACGAGCTCCCGCTGCCGGGGGACATCCAGCGGGTCGCCGAGCACCTGCTGTTCCGCGGCTTCCCGGCGCACGACTGA
- a CDS encoding DUF1365 domain-containing protein, with amino-acid sequence MSIPVVPAIVPGEVMHRRRIERADHFSYASLHWLVDVDDLPTVRIGRTRYDLDPADHLRGNGFRHDLDELLMEAGQQVLGNDTVLLFAQPRVAGKVFDPLSVLWVYDSRGDVRVMVLEVHNTYGERNAYVLPGAQQQHRVDKDFYVSPFNDLNGEYRVSWTLDDGALRVTVNLHRDGALVLAATVGGPLQPLTSTTMRRALRRVPGRSWRVPALIRWRGILLWARRLKVQRRPENGGNLSRPAETPSSTRP; translated from the coding sequence GTGAGCATTCCAGTGGTGCCGGCGATCGTCCCCGGTGAGGTCATGCACCGTCGCAGGATCGAGCGGGCGGATCACTTCAGCTATGCAAGCCTGCACTGGCTGGTGGACGTCGACGACCTGCCGACGGTGCGGATCGGCCGCACCCGCTACGACCTCGACCCGGCGGATCATCTACGCGGCAACGGTTTTCGCCACGATCTCGACGAGCTGCTGATGGAGGCGGGACAGCAGGTGCTCGGAAACGACACGGTGCTGCTGTTCGCCCAGCCGCGGGTCGCAGGCAAGGTGTTCGACCCGCTGTCGGTGCTCTGGGTGTACGACTCCAGGGGTGACGTCCGGGTGATGGTCCTGGAGGTGCACAACACCTACGGCGAGCGCAACGCGTACGTGCTTCCCGGTGCGCAGCAGCAGCACCGCGTCGACAAGGACTTCTACGTCTCCCCGTTCAACGACCTCAACGGTGAGTACCGGGTGAGCTGGACCCTCGATGACGGTGCGCTACGAGTCACCGTCAATCTGCACCGCGACGGCGCGCTGGTGCTGGCGGCCACGGTCGGTGGCCCATTGCAGCCGTTGACCTCGACCACGATGCGCCGCGCGCTGCGCCGGGTTCCCGGGCGCAGCTGGCGGGTGCCGGCCCTGATCCGCTGGCGGGGGATCCTGCTGTGGGCCCGCCGCCTGAAGGTGCAGCGTCGCCCCGAGAACGGCGGCAACCTCTCCCGCCCCGCCGAGACCCCGAGTTCCACCCGCCCGTAG
- a CDS encoding inorganic phosphate transporter: MNAEFLILILVVVTALAFDFTNGFHDTGNAMATSIATGALKPKVAVTLSAVLNLVGAFLSVEVALTVTNAVIKIQDKSGAPKPEFLADGGSSLLMIVLAGLVGGIIWNLATWLLGLPSSSSHALFGGLVGAGIAAVGFGGVNWVGDGTKLDGVVGKVILPALFSPVIAAAIAAAGTYLIHRITRTVTDRYREAGFRWGQIGSASMVSLAHGTNDAQKTMGVITLALLASGHWTSTTAVPFWVKISCALAIALGTYIGGWRVIRTLGKGLVEISSPQGMAAESSSAAVILVSSHLGFALSTTHVATGSILGSGIGKKGAEVRWKVAGRMALAWLITLPAAAIVGALTWFIGHTIGGLGGALLIFALLAAAATYMYLRSRRTAVHAGNVNDDWADAKRETSAPTLTSTH; this comes from the coding sequence ATGAACGCAGAGTTCTTGATCCTGATCCTGGTGGTCGTCACGGCCCTGGCCTTCGACTTCACCAACGGATTCCACGACACCGGGAACGCGATGGCCACGTCCATCGCGACCGGCGCACTCAAGCCGAAGGTGGCGGTCACGCTTTCCGCGGTGCTCAACCTGGTCGGAGCATTCCTGTCCGTCGAGGTCGCCCTCACCGTCACGAACGCGGTGATCAAGATCCAGGACAAGTCGGGGGCACCGAAGCCCGAGTTCCTGGCCGACGGTGGCTCCTCGCTCCTGATGATCGTGCTCGCCGGCCTCGTCGGCGGGATCATCTGGAACCTCGCCACCTGGCTGCTGGGGCTCCCGTCCAGCTCGTCCCACGCGTTGTTCGGCGGCCTGGTCGGCGCCGGGATCGCCGCGGTCGGCTTCGGTGGCGTCAACTGGGTCGGGGATGGCACGAAGTTGGACGGCGTGGTCGGCAAGGTGATCCTCCCTGCACTGTTCTCCCCCGTCATCGCGGCCGCGATCGCCGCGGCGGGTACCTACCTGATCCACCGCATCACCCGCACGGTGACCGATCGCTACCGGGAAGCAGGCTTCCGCTGGGGCCAGATCGGCTCGGCGTCGATGGTCTCGCTCGCCCACGGCACCAATGACGCGCAGAAGACGATGGGCGTCATCACCCTGGCGCTGCTGGCCTCCGGTCACTGGACGTCCACCACCGCCGTGCCGTTCTGGGTCAAGATCAGCTGCGCGCTGGCCATCGCCCTGGGCACCTACATCGGCGGCTGGCGGGTGATCCGCACCCTCGGCAAGGGCCTGGTCGAGATCAGCTCGCCGCAGGGCATGGCCGCCGAGAGCTCGTCCGCTGCCGTCATCCTGGTGTCCAGCCATCTGGGATTCGCGCTCTCCACGACCCATGTGGCCACCGGTTCCATCCTGGGCAGTGGCATCGGGAAGAAGGGCGCAGAGGTCCGCTGGAAGGTCGCCGGCCGGATGGCCCTGGCCTGGCTGATCACGCTGCCGGCCGCCGCGATCGTCGGTGCACTCACCTGGTTCATCGGTCACACCATCGGTGGCCTCGGTGGCGCGCTGCTCATCTTCGCCCTGCTCGCCGCTGCCGCGACGTACATGTACCTGCGGTCGCGCAGGACCGCCGTCCACGCCGGCAACGTGAACGACGACTGGGCCGACGCGAAGCGGGAAACGTCCGCACCCACCCTCACCAGCACCCACTGA
- the msrA gene encoding peptide-methionine (S)-S-oxide reductase MsrA, with amino-acid sequence MMNLFSRNSPTVDKDSALPGRDTPVPVAGRHTVLHTPMVAPFEPTGTAEILYVAFGCFWGAERIMWKLPGVVSTAVGYQGGFTPNPTYEEVCTGRTGHAEAVLVAFDPAQTSAEQLLKAFWENHDPTQLNRQGNDVGTQYRSAIYTTTPQQQQAALSTRDAFAKVLRDNGYDAPATEIRSAEDAGPFYYAEDYHQQYLDKNPGGYCNHGPNGLTCPVGIVRQDQLPAQQDVLPAT; translated from the coding sequence ATGATGAACCTCTTCTCCCGGAACTCGCCGACGGTCGACAAGGACTCAGCCCTGCCCGGCCGCGATACTCCAGTGCCGGTCGCCGGTCGGCACACCGTGCTCCACACGCCGATGGTTGCTCCGTTCGAACCGACCGGCACTGCCGAGATCCTGTACGTCGCGTTCGGCTGTTTCTGGGGCGCCGAGCGCATCATGTGGAAGCTTCCGGGTGTGGTCTCCACCGCGGTCGGCTATCAGGGCGGATTCACCCCGAACCCCACGTACGAGGAGGTGTGCACCGGTCGGACCGGGCATGCCGAAGCTGTACTGGTCGCGTTCGATCCTGCGCAGACCTCCGCCGAGCAGTTGCTCAAGGCGTTCTGGGAGAACCACGATCCGACCCAGCTCAACCGCCAGGGCAACGACGTCGGCACCCAGTACCGCTCAGCGATCTACACCACCACCCCGCAGCAGCAGCAGGCCGCGCTGAGTACCCGGGATGCGTTCGCGAAGGTGTTGCGCGACAACGGATACGATGCACCTGCGACCGAGATTCGGTCGGCGGAGGACGCCGGGCCGTTCTACTACGCCGAGGACTACCACCAGCAGTACCTGGACAAGAACCCCGGTGGCTACTGCAACCACGGCCCGAACGGGCTGACGTGTCCCGTCGGCATCGTCCGCCAGGATCAGCTCCCCGCGCAGCAGGACGTGCTCCCCGCGACCTGA